A stretch of Apis cerana isolate GH-2021 linkage group LG1, AcerK_1.0, whole genome shotgun sequence DNA encodes these proteins:
- the LOC108002081 gene encoding bromodomain adjacent to zinc finger domain protein 2B isoform X18 — MGTGMEKENSASGGGGGGGGGGGGEAAATATPGATSASEKLQADQANPLLDPTALFGAYWPRSDSAASSLFGGMPGGYGLGAHHLPSAYAILGRGGSAPGFGGHTPASAPPPPPYSHSSLGTLSVAASQAASLGINPASAAWWTMASHLAAQDYLARLQGAAGLPGFPPGAESLLPPYPASLLNPPSLSSHKSSKSKSSKSHKTPASSSSSTTPSMTSSSLPVSTQAPVTSSHHSTSASTTPNSQTNVVSSAKEGSDPSSILGGVRLPPDTEIIKYTSSIVGPKVPGTTNRGRKKTISLDTPSVSVHPPPVPALTAHQTNTTTTSLMMEPRKYNRTGSESNDYRESVDRVEVIKLPAHSTNGNVLPAPSSYTTTTNTSNSNDSDAPLNLSLKPATTSSNSPISGSQPLSQLSNLSQSLLASDRTSRRKPGPKPRRVPQNSVPVPASPSPSLAQLFAAADSPQRPSSGSEESESASTTHHKDGRPRNLGRGVSKPKKNTVASLLAQSRALGIKPTPTLDPSVPLSHQVSLLRSNILAAQLHATATGQTGQTDDKNQEKMKNKLLEVSGEESNMDVTSESGSNTDVVTDTDDDNTDGVSSAKRRKVKPSERDLQVPLERGWKRETVIKGLGKSGVIKGDVSYYSPCGKTFRSSPDLAKFLEQQNPPELTTANFSFSSRPLVGEFLQPTMGLAEAEFVRLGAQEVARRLEELRAAGGFRDSRTNNQYEREKLAYAKKLAKEEAQRHKEQARLIKEQEKTERQEAVRREREIRNQQLLEARKKRQEEVEKIRLEEQQRKQQERELKRQQAVMLKEQMYMQELTKQREMLYTVELERERRRQHMALVRALENRRKMEEREKKRLEARAERIATKEKRAEQRKMEMELIEQIRKPVEDMELTDHRSLPELKRIPGLKLSGQAFADIVMVFEFLHNFGETLGFDMESLPSLKSLQLALLNDEEAEEELLSVMTHLLVCAIEDPGIPQPARHTTGLGQSLRQADITHANISEVLRIYLYANATGEVKALTGVCLERERDKKFADHHQNGGDYASTCSGKNAQFYEHLHNNETWRMSERLRDKPFLALNPTHKAQMLAFLCNELLQNKAVIRQIEGSLETVAQLRKERFVLDTKIRKLRQLHSRKVRMEAVGVIVNKTGDTITIEKKEGDEEGNTSSTAVGTTPTPDEIHHEDEVEDMSENESEGTQPEEEEDKNLSGEELGKKLDKLLKQSEEQLQKLNSSSKQLRAHIFGQDRYWRRYWELACAGGIFVEAMESAEPEILELQAELDEKYKDVSMEEKRETKQEDTKVENRENEAPNDVKKEKKFNSNDQEDTKSLIEKTKSEIEDINCKKEPMQNCENLTNVKEEKKNDLDNSMTDAKTNVTSEEIKQETEVVSMDVDVKEETKKENDETDEDMKPAVKMMEDKIVETIPNGDKFNHVNNLHNGKELNGTFISNNSNESNWFSILPRETCDTPGPSTKQIFGIAEPTELRIPVFPPPASPNYDRCDSPAPLILTQDEAAQLEYLKVHGLPPPGEAKPVPNDLRYGWWRITDVDTFQELLEHLHSRGVREKELKRTTWATMESFLAVTGKINVDPGNLTATELQATPDEPDTPIPKPDNPAVWSEQVALRVDAQLLEQVEALEDKVANASMQVKGWKLPPRAGTEEAEEIEKLNEMEKISAVEQARQRLLSLEAAIERRYLKPPLGVCTGDPNLAALKAEQAAAANANSNNSDQSNQTPVPQEETTPRGLNNWREATARAHTSAQLAMALYMLEASIAWDKSIMKAVSLTPARNSVCVKLRNRCVSLKATTQYNQLLTTSQASNCQFCHSGDNEDKLLLCDGCDRGYHTYCFRPKMENIPDGDWYCHECMNKATGERNCLVCGKRVGKNLVLCELCPRAYHTDCHNPVMPKMPRGKWYCSNCHSKQPKKRNSSRRSHTKGGGTRESESSDHPPASPTPSTASNTHVEDVSSSEPATPTASPRKEGNNRTLTKKQQRELAPCKVLLEQLEQQDEAWPFLLPVNTKQFPTYKKIIKTPMDLSTIKKKLQDSVYKSRDEFCADVRQMFINCEVFNEDDSPVGKAGHGMRSFFEMRWTEITGAPPPHPQTHS, encoded by the exons CGTATTGGCCTCGGAGCGACAGTGCAGCTTCGTCGCTTTTCGGCGGTATGCCGGGCGGATATGGATTGGGGGCCCATCATTTACCATCGGCTTACGCTATCCTGGGCCGTGGAGGTTCTGCTCCCGGATTCGGGGGTCACACACCGGCTTCCGCTCCACCGCCACCCCCGTACTCCCACAGCAGCCTTGGTACTCTGAGCGTGGCTGCCAGTCAGGCTGCAAGTTTAG GCATCAATCCCGCGAGTGCAGCATGGTGGACGATGGCCTCACACTTAGCGGCACAGGACTACCTCGCGAGGTTACAAGGAGCGGCAGGATTGCCCGGATTTCCGCCTGGCGCCGAGAGCCTCCTGCCACCGTATCCTGCCTCGCTACTTAATCCCCCGTCCTTGTCGTCCCACAAGTCCAGTAAGT CTAAGTCAAGCAAGAGTCACAAGACTCCCGCGAGCAGCAGCAGCTCGACGACGCCGAGTATGACGAGCAGCAGTTTACCGGTCTCGACCCAGGCGCCGGTCACGTCCTCTCATCACAGCACGTCGGCGAGCACCACGCCGAATTCCCAAACGAACGTTGTCAG TTCTGCGAAAGAGGGCAG cgaTCCTAGCAGTATATTAGGAGGTGTACGCCTGCCACCCGATACAGAGATTATCAAATACACGTCGAGCATAGTCGGTCCAAAGGTTCCTGGCACAACGAACCGCGGTAGAAAGAAGACCATATCCTTGGACACGCCGAGCGTGAGCGTACATCCGCCCCCTGTACCCGCTCTCACCGCTCATCAAACAAACACGACCACCACGTCACTGATGATGGAACCGAGAAAGTATAATCGCACGGGG aGCGAGTCGAACGATTACAGGGAGTCGGTGGATCGCGTGGAGGTGATCAAATTGCCGGCACATTCGACGAACGGCAACGTTCTACCGGCACCATCGTCCTACACGACCACCACCAACACGAGCAACTCGAACGATTCGGACGCGCCGTTGAACCTCTCGTTGAAACCGGCGACGACCAGCAGTAATTCGCCGATTTCCGGCAGCCAGCCGCTCAGCCAGCTCAGTAATTTAAGTCAGTCGTTACTCGCCTCCGATCGAACTT CGAGAAGAAAGCCAGGACCGAAGCCTCGAAGGGTGCCGCAGAACTCCGTGCCGGTGCCGGCGTCGCCGAGCCCTTCGTTGGCGCAGCTGTTCGCCGCCGCCGATTCACCGCAACGGCCGAGCAGCGGGAGCGAGGAGAGCGAGAGCGCAAGCACGACCCACCACAAGGACGGCAGGCCAAGGAACCTGGGTCGCGGCGTTTCGAAACCGAAGAAGAACACGGTTGCCTCGTTGCTCGCTCAGAGCAGAGCCCTGGGAATCAAACCGACGCCCACGTTGGACCCCAGTGTGCCATTGTCTCATCAGGTCTCGTTACTGAGGTCCAATATTCTGGCTGCTCAATTGCACGCTACAGCGACCGGTCAGACCGGTCAGACAGATGACAAGAATCAG GAGAAGATGAAGAACAAGTTGCTCGAGGTCTCCGGCGAGGAGAGCAACATGGACGTGACGAGCGAAAGCGGCAGCAACACAGACGTTGTGACGGATACCGACGACGACAACACGGACGGCGTCTCCAGCGCGAAGAGAAGAAAGGTGAAGCCCAGCGAGAGGGATCTCCAGGTGCCGCTGGAGCGTGGCTGGAAGCGGGAGACCGTGATCAAGGGATTGGGGAAGTCGGGAGTGATAAAGGGTGACGTGTCTTATTACAGCCCTTGCGGAAAGACGTTCAGAAGCAGCCCGGATTTAGCCAAG TTTCTAGAGCAACAGAATCCGCCCGAGTTGACGACCGCCAACTTTTCGTTCTCCTCTCGTCCTCTGGTAGGCGAGTTTCTTCAACCGACGATGGGCCTCGCGGAGGCGGAATTCGTCAGGTTGGGGGCTCAGGAAGTGGCGAGAAGATTGGAGGAGTTGAGAGCCGCGGGTGGTTTCAGGGACTCGAGGACGAATAACCAATACGAGAGGGAGAAGTTGGCGTACGCGAAAAAATTGGCCAAGGAGGAGGCGCAGCGACATAAGGAACAGGCTAG GTTGATCAAGGAGCAGGAGAAAACGGAGAGACAGGAGGCGGTTAGACGGGAGCGGGAGATTAGGAATCAACAGTTGCTCGAG GCTCGGAAAAAACGGCAGGAAGAGGTGGAGAAGATACGACTGGAAGAACAACAACGAAAGCAACAG GAACGCGAGCTGAAGCGGCAGCAGGCAGTTATGCTGAAAGAACAG ATGTACATGCAGGAGCTCACCAAGCAGCGCGAGATGCTCTACACCGTCGAGCTG gAAAGAGAACGAAGGAGGCAGCACATGGCATTGGTTCGAGCGTTAGAAAACCGCCGAAAAatggaggaaagagagaaaaaacgatTGGAGGCGAGAGCTGAAAGAATAGCAACGAAAGAAAAACGCGCCGAACAGAGGAAGATGGAGATGGAACTGATCGAACAAATCAGAAAGCCTGTTGAGGACATGGAACTAACTG ATCATAGATCACTGCCAGAACTAAAACGAATACCTGGTCTGAAATTATCCGGCCAAGCGTTTGCAGACATTGTAATGGTGTTTGAATTTCTGCATAATTTCGGCGAGACTTTAGGCTTTG atatggaATCGCTCCCAAGTCTAAAAAGCCTTCAATTGGCGTTGCTCAATGATGAGGAAGCGGAGGAAGAGCTTCTGTCCGTGATGACACATTTGTTAGTATGTGCGATCGAGGATCCAGGAATCCCTCAACCAGCGAGACACACGACAGGCCTTGGCCAAAGCCTCCGACAAGCTGATATAACGCATGCCAACATCAGTGAGGTGTTACGAATCTACTTATACGCGAACGCGACAGGAGAAGTGAAGGCTCTGACAGGAGTATGTCTAGAACGGGAACGCGATAAGAAATTTGCCGATCATCATCAAAATGGTGGTGATTACGCTTCTACCTGTTCGGGCAAAAATGCTCAATTTTACGAGCATTTACATAACAACGAAACATGGAGGATGTCCGAAAGGCTGAGAGACAAACCATTCCTAGCTTTGAATCCGACGCACAAGGCACAAATGCTCGCGTTTCTCTGTAACGAGCTATTGCAGAACAAGGCTGTGATCAGACAGATCGAAGGAAGCTTGGAAACAGTAGCTCagttaagaaaagaaagattcgtTTTGGATACAAAGATAAGAAA ATTGAGACAATTACATAGTCGAAAAGTACGAATGGAAGCAGTGGGTGTGATAGTTAATAAAACTGGAGACACAATTACGATTGAGAAAAAAGAGGGCGATGAGGAGGGTAACACGTCGTCAACGGCAGTAGGTACGACACCCACTCCTGATGAGATTCATCATGAAGATGAAGTTGAAGACATGTCCGAAAATGAGAGTGAAGGAACTCAACCTGAGgag GAAGAAGACAAAAATCTCTCTGGTGAAGAGCTCGGTAAAAAGTtggacaaattattaaaacaatcagAAGAACAATTGCAAAAATTGAATAGCTCTTCAAAACAACTACGAGCCCATATATTTGGCCAAGATAGGTATTGGAGAAGATATTGGGAATTAGCATGCGCAGGTGGCATTTTCGTCGAGGCCATGGAAAGCGCAGAACCTGAAATCCTTGAGTTGCAGGCTGAATTAGACGAAAAGTACAAAGATGTATCGATggaggagaaaagagaaacaaaacaAGAAGACACCAAAGTCGAAAATCGGGAGAATGAAGCTCCTAATGAtgtaaagaaggaaaagaaattcaattcaaatgaTCAAGAAGATACGAAATCTTTAATAGAGAAAACAAAATCTGAAATTGAAGATATTAATTGTAAGAAAGAACCTATGCAAAACtgtgaaaatttaacgaatgttaaggaagagaaaaagaatgatttgGATAATTCAATGACTGATGCAAAGACCAATGTTACATCTGAAGAGATTAAACAAGAAACAGAAGTAGTTAGTATGGATGTGGATgtcaaagaagaaacaaaaaaagaaaatgacgaAACGGATGAAGATATGAAACCAGCAGTGAAGATGATGGAagataaaattgttgaaacaATTCCAAACGGTGATAAATTCAATCATGTGAATAACCTTCATAATGGGAAGGAATTGAATGGCACTTTTATTTCTA ataATAGTAACGAATCGAATTGGTTCTCAATTTTACCTCGGGAAACTTGTGATACTCCAGGACCAAGTACCAAACAAATATTTGGAATAGCCGAACCAACTGAACTGAGAATACCAGTATTTCCTCCACCGGCTAGTCCAAATTACGATAGATGTGATAGTCCTGCTCCTTTAATTTTGACTCAAGACGAAGCAGCGCaacttgaatatttaaaagttcatGGTTTACCACCTCCTGGAGAAGCTAAACCAGTACCAAATG ACTTAAGATATGGCTGGTGGAGAATAACGGATGTTGATACGTTTCAAGAATTGCTGGAACATCTTCATTCTCGCGGTGTTCGCGAAAAAGAACTAAAACGTACAACATGGGCAACTATGGAATCTTTCTTAGCTGTTACAGGCAAGATCAATGTAGATCCTGGCAATCTTACTGCTACAGAACTTCAAGCGACACCTGATGAACCTGATACGCCAATTCCAAAACCAGACAATCCGGCAGTTTGGAGCGAACAAGTTGCGCTACGCGTGGATGCGCAATTATTGGAACAAGTTGAGGCCCTAGAAGATAAAGTCGCAAATGCCAGCATGCAGGTCAAAGGCTGGAAACTGCCTCCACGGGCAGGAACCGAGGAGgctgaagaaattgaaaaactaaACGAAATGGAAAAGATCAGTGCAGTTGAACAAGCACGGCAAAGGTTATTGTCTCTAGAGGCCGCTATAGAAAGGAGATATTTGAAACCACCGTTAGGTGTTTG caCGGGAGATCCAAACTTGGCGGCTTTAAAGGCAGAACAAGCAGCTGCTGCAAATGcgaattcgaataattcggATCAGAGCAATCAGACTCCAGTACCTCAAGAAGAAACAACTCCAAGAGGGCTAAACAACTGGCGAGAGGCAACAGCTCGAGCACATACATCCGCTCAGCTGGCCATGGCACTTTATATGTTGGAGGCTAGCATCGCTTGGGACAAGAGCATCATGAAGGCTGTGAGTCTAACACCAGCTAGAAACTCGGTCTGCGTCAAGCTACGAAACCGCTGCGTCTCACTCAAAGCTACCACTCAATACAATCAGCTATTGACTACTTCTCAGGCCTCT AATTGTCAATTTTGTCATAGCGGAGATAACGAAGACAAATTATTACTGTGTGATGGTTGTGACCGCGGCTATCATACTTATTGTTTCCGTCCAAAAATGGAAAACATTCCTGATGGTGACTG GTATTGTCACGAATGCATGAATAAAGCAACAGGGGAGCGAAATTGTTTGGTATGTGGAAAGAGAGTTGGTAAAAACTTAGTATTATGTGAACTCTGTCCAAGGGCTTATCACACTGACTGCCACAATCCTGTTATGCCAAAA ATGCCAAGGGGAAAATGGTATTGTTCTAATTGCCACAGTAAACAACCAAAGAAGAGAAATAGTAGTCGAAGGAGTCATACCAAAGGGGGAGGCACCAGAGAAAGTGAAAGTTCTGATCATCCACCAGCTAG TCCAACGCCGTCAACGGCATCGAACACACACGTAGAGGACGTCAGTTCATCGGAACCAGCAACCCCAACTGCCTCACCACGGAAGGAGGGAAACAATAGGACGCTCACGAAGAAACAACAACGAGAGTTGGCTCCTTGTAAGGTGCTACTCGAACAGTTGGAGCAACAGGACGAGGCCTGGCCGTTCCTCTTGCCGGTGAACACCAAACAGTTTCCTACctacaagaaaattattaaaacaccCATGGATCTCAGTActattaagaagaaattgcAGGATTCCGT GTACAAGTCTCGCGATGAGTTTTGCGCCGATGTCAGACAGATGTTCATCAACTGCGAGGTATTCAACGAGGACGACAGTCCCGTGGGGAAGGCCGGACATGGGATGCGCAGTTTCTTCGAAATGCGTTGGACCGAGATTACTGGCGCACCACCTCCACACCCGCAAACGCATAGCTGA